One Novosphingobium sp. G106 DNA segment encodes these proteins:
- a CDS encoding cytochrome c-type biogenesis protein encodes MPAAAQENMPPAPYAYRQLDDPAQEAKAQALMETLRCLQCQSQSIADSDAPIAGDMRSQVRQRIAAGEDPEEIRAWLVERYGDYVSYAPRVTTLTWPLFVLPIVLLALAALLLRRRFLRGGYSR; translated from the coding sequence ATGCCGGCTGCGGCGCAAGAGAACATGCCGCCGGCGCCTTATGCCTATCGCCAGCTCGACGATCCGGCGCAGGAGGCCAAGGCCCAGGCGCTGATGGAAACGCTGCGTTGCCTGCAGTGCCAGAGCCAGTCGATCGCTGATTCGGACGCGCCCATCGCCGGCGACATGCGCAGCCAGGTGCGCCAGCGGATCGCCGCGGGCGAGGATCCCGAAGAGATCCGCGCCTGGCTGGTCGAGCGCTATGGCGACTATGTCAGCTATGCGCCGCGCGTCACGACACTGACCTGGCCGCTGTTCGTTCTCCCCATTGTCCTGCTGGCGCTGGCCGCGCTGCTGCTGCGCCGGCGTTTC
- a CDS encoding redoxin family protein, giving the protein MSETTESVAKPAPRWAIWLPLGLFLGFVVLVMIGLLRPASHDVVSAMVGKPLPEFNLPPAIAERPGLAHKDLATGKPRLLNLFASWCIPCGVEAPQLAELKRRGVEIDGIAISDRRDDLQAFLARNGNPFARIGADDVRSVQIAIGSSGVPETFVIDGKGVIRYQHIGEIRADQLLMILEKLKEAEQ; this is encoded by the coding sequence ATGAGCGAAACGACCGAATCCGTCGCAAAACCGGCACCGCGCTGGGCGATCTGGCTGCCGCTCGGCCTGTTCCTGGGCTTCGTCGTGCTCGTCATGATCGGCCTGCTGCGCCCCGCCAGCCACGATGTCGTCAGCGCGATGGTTGGCAAGCCGCTTCCCGAATTCAACCTGCCGCCCGCAATAGCAGAGCGGCCGGGCCTGGCGCACAAGGACCTGGCGACCGGAAAGCCCCGTCTGCTCAACTTGTTCGCGAGCTGGTGCATCCCCTGCGGGGTCGAAGCGCCGCAGCTTGCCGAGTTGAAGCGTCGCGGCGTCGAGATCGACGGCATAGCCATCAGCGACCGCCGCGATGACCTGCAGGCCTTCCTCGCGCGCAACGGCAATCCTTTCGCCCGCATCGGTGCCGATGATGTTCGCTCGGTGCAGATCGCGATCGGCTCCTCGGGCGTGCCCGAAACCTTTGTCATCGATGGCAAGGGCGTGATCCGTTATCAGCATATCGGCGAGATCAGGGCTGATCAGCTGCTCATGATTCTTGAAAAGCTGAAGGAGGCGGAACAGTGA
- a CDS encoding heme lyase CcmF/NrfE family subunit, with protein MIAEFGLAALWLAAALAGLQLLAGSLGLTRNGEALAPVVRPVAIVQGLLCATAFAALILLFCRTDLSVKLVAMNSHSAKPFIYKFAGTWGNHEGSMLLWVTVMGLAGGFVALVERRLPERTMLATLAGQAFVSLGFYAFLLFSSNPFERLSPVPAEGQGLNPLLQDLGLAFHPPTLYLGYVGLSVAFSFAIGALITREVGPAFARAMRPWVLGAWIFLTLGITAGSYWAYYELGWGGWWFWDPVENASLMPWLAATALLHSVGVLAARNALRAWTIMLGVVAFSMSMIGTFLVRSGILTSVHAFAVDPERGTFILALLAINIGGALTLFALRAGSVTEGERFAPVSREGALVFNNVMLSAVLGIVLFGTLYPLVAEAMGAKVSVGPPYFNPMSALFVVPMLIVMAIGPLLRWRRDAFSRVGMGLVVPLAVAVLVAIGLAVWANAKLLPFIGLTFACGLFVASLLPLRGRNLRRTPLPVWGMVIAHLGIAVALFGMASESAFSVEKLVAARVGETTAVGPWKVKLEKVEPVAGPNWTALEAELHASYADGTPTIAHPQARFFWTPPQQTSESALLTRWNGQLYAVLGEEADDGRWQLRLWWKPFVTMIWLGGIMIGLGGVLALIGRVASDLKRYVARGKIAYRRSRQGR; from the coding sequence ATGATCGCAGAATTCGGCCTGGCGGCGCTCTGGCTCGCCGCTGCCCTGGCGGGGCTGCAATTGCTCGCGGGTTCGCTCGGGCTGACGAGGAATGGCGAGGCACTGGCACCGGTGGTTCGGCCCGTGGCGATCGTCCAGGGCCTGCTCTGCGCCACGGCCTTCGCCGCGCTGATCCTGCTGTTCTGCCGCACCGATCTCTCGGTCAAGCTGGTGGCGATGAACTCGCATTCGGCCAAGCCGTTCATCTACAAGTTCGCCGGAACCTGGGGCAACCACGAGGGTTCGATGCTGCTCTGGGTGACCGTGATGGGGCTCGCCGGCGGCTTCGTCGCGCTGGTCGAGCGGCGGCTGCCCGAGCGGACGATGCTGGCGACGCTCGCCGGGCAGGCCTTCGTCAGCCTCGGCTTCTACGCTTTCCTGCTGTTCTCCTCGAACCCGTTCGAACGGCTGAGCCCGGTCCCCGCGGAAGGGCAGGGGCTCAATCCGCTGCTCCAGGACCTCGGCCTCGCGTTCCATCCGCCGACGCTCTACCTCGGCTACGTCGGGCTTTCGGTCGCGTTCAGCTTCGCGATCGGGGCGCTCATCACGCGTGAAGTCGGCCCGGCCTTCGCCCGCGCCATGCGGCCCTGGGTGTTGGGCGCCTGGATTTTCCTGACGCTGGGCATCACCGCGGGATCCTACTGGGCCTATTACGAACTCGGCTGGGGCGGCTGGTGGTTTTGGGATCCGGTCGAGAACGCCTCGTTGATGCCCTGGCTCGCCGCGACGGCGCTGCTGCATTCGGTCGGCGTGCTGGCCGCGCGTAACGCTCTGCGCGCCTGGACGATCATGCTGGGCGTCGTCGCTTTCTCGATGTCGATGATCGGCACATTCCTCGTGCGTTCGGGCATCCTCACCAGCGTCCATGCCTTCGCGGTCGATCCCGAGCGCGGCACTTTCATTCTCGCGCTGCTGGCGATCAACATCGGCGGCGCGCTGACCCTGTTCGCCCTGCGCGCCGGCAGCGTGACCGAGGGCGAACGCTTCGCCCCGGTCAGCCGCGAGGGCGCGCTTGTGTTCAACAACGTCATGCTGTCGGCGGTGCTGGGCATCGTGCTGTTCGGCACGCTCTATCCGCTGGTGGCCGAGGCCATGGGCGCCAAGGTTTCGGTCGGGCCGCCCTACTTCAATCCGATGAGCGCGCTGTTCGTCGTGCCCATGCTTATCGTCATGGCCATCGGTCCGCTGCTGCGCTGGCGGCGCGACGCGTTCTCGCGCGTGGGCATGGGCTTGGTCGTGCCGCTAGCGGTTGCCGTGCTCGTGGCGATCGGCCTTGCCGTCTGGGCCAACGCCAAGCTGCTGCCCTTCATCGGCCTGACTTTCGCCTGCGGCCTGTTCGTCGCCAGCCTGCTGCCGCTGCGCGGCCGCAACCTGCGCCGCACGCCGCTGCCGGTCTGGGGCATGGTCATCGCGCATCTTGGCATCGCCGTCGCGCTGTTCGGCATGGCCAGCGAGAGCGCCTTCTCCGTCGAGAAGCTCGTCGCCGCGCGGGTCGGCGAGACCACCGCGGTTGGCCCCTGGAAAGTGAAGCTCGAAAAGGTAGAGCCCGTCGCCGGCCCGAACTGGACCGCGCTCGAAGCCGAACTGCATGCATCCTATGCCGACGGCACGCCGACTATCGCCCACCCGCAGGCGCGGTTCTTCTGGACGCCCCCGCAGCAGACCAGCGAATCCGCGTTGCTGACGCGTTGGAACGGCCAACTCTATGCCGTGCTCGGCGAGGAAGCCGATGATGGTCGCTGGCAGCTCCGTCTCTGGTGGAAGCCTTTCGTCACGATGATCTGGCTGGGCGGAATCATGATCGGCCTGGGCGGCGTGCTCGCCCTGATCGGCCGCGTTGCGAGTGACCTCAAGCGCTACGTCGCCCGCGGCAAGATCGCCTATCGCCGATCGAGGCAGGGCCGATGA
- the ccmE gene encoding cytochrome c maturation protein CcmE yields MKAKHQRLVLIVIALAALIAAVLLAIWGLRSQASYFYVPSEILASRPDPDRGVRLGGMVERGSIKTEPDGVTIAFVVQDGKARVPVRFRGIVPSLFVEGSGVVAEGKLARDGTFIADNLLAKHDERYVPREMKEMTEAQARQVVAETK; encoded by the coding sequence ATGAAGGCCAAGCACCAGCGGCTCGTGCTGATCGTCATCGCGCTCGCTGCGCTGATCGCTGCAGTGCTGCTGGCGATCTGGGGCCTGCGCAGCCAGGCATCCTATTTCTACGTGCCGAGCGAAATCCTCGCCAGCCGGCCTGATCCAGACCGCGGCGTGCGGCTGGGCGGCATGGTCGAGAGAGGCTCGATCAAGACGGAGCCCGATGGCGTGACCATCGCTTTCGTCGTCCAGGACGGCAAGGCGCGCGTGCCCGTGCGGTTCCGCGGCATCGTGCCTTCGCTTTTCGTCGAAGGCTCGGGCGTCGTCGCCGAGGGCAAGCTGGCGAGGGACGGTACATTCATCGCCGACAATCTGCTCGCCAAGCACGACGAGCGCTATGTGCCGCGCGAGATGAAGGAAATGACCGAGGCCCAGGCCAGGCAAGTGGTGGCCGAAACCAAATGA
- the ccmC gene encoding heme ABC transporter permease CcmC, translating to MPADLHAAKSAAIMHGFANPARFLRIARWLMPLLLIPGIVLAGAALVWGLFFAPAEGLQGETVRIMYIHVPAAWLGMGGWTAVAVASLVELVWRHPLAGIAARASAVPGAVFTALCLATGSLWGRPAWGTWWVWDGRLTSMLVLLFLYFGYIALASAASGEGQNARVAAVFGLVGAVNIPIIHYSVLWWNSLHQPPSITLGKSAMAADFLVPLLIATIGFSLIFGGVVLARMRAILADIQAEARLRRKASAGAFA from the coding sequence TTGCCGGCTGACCTGCACGCTGCCAAAAGCGCCGCGATCATGCATGGCTTCGCCAATCCTGCCCGTTTCCTCCGCATTGCGCGCTGGCTGATGCCGCTGCTGCTGATACCCGGCATCGTCCTGGCCGGCGCAGCGCTCGTCTGGGGCTTGTTCTTCGCGCCGGCCGAAGGCCTGCAGGGCGAGACCGTGCGCATCATGTACATCCACGTCCCCGCCGCCTGGCTCGGCATGGGCGGCTGGACCGCGGTCGCTGTGGCGAGCCTGGTCGAGCTGGTCTGGCGCCATCCGCTGGCCGGCATCGCCGCGCGCGCTTCGGCGGTTCCGGGTGCGGTCTTCACCGCGCTCTGCCTGGCGACGGGTTCGCTCTGGGGCCGGCCCGCCTGGGGAACCTGGTGGGTCTGGGACGGGCGGCTGACCTCGATGCTGGTGCTGCTCTTCCTCTATTTCGGCTATATCGCCCTGGCTTCGGCCGCGAGCGGCGAGGGCCAGAACGCCCGCGTCGCCGCGGTTTTCGGCCTCGTCGGTGCGGTCAACATCCCGATCATCCACTATTCGGTGCTCTGGTGGAACAGCCTGCACCAGCCGCCGAGCATCACCCTCGGCAAGTCGGCGATGGCCGCCGATTTCCTCGTGCCGCTGCTGATCGCGACGATAGGGTTCTCGCTGATCTTCGGCGGTGTCGTGCTCGCGCGGATGCGCGCGATCCTCGCCGATATCCAGGCCGAGGCGCGTCTGCGTCGCAAGGCCTCTGCCGGGGCCTTCGCCTGA